Proteins from one Stenotrophomonas aracearum genomic window:
- a CDS encoding cytochrome ubiquinol oxidase subunit I, with the protein MIDSTVVELSRLQFALTAMYHFLFVPLTLGLSFLVAIMESVYVMTRKQVWRQMTLFWGTLFGINFAIGVATGLVMEFQFGMNWSYYSHYVGDIFGAPLAIEGLMAFFLEATLIGLFFFGWKRLSPVKHLAVTWFMALGTNLSAVWILIANGWMQNPTGAVFNPDTMRMEVVDFAAVLFNPVAQAKFVHTVSAGYVTGAIFVMGISAFYLLRNKHQDMARRSFAVAAAFGLLSSLSVVVLGDESGYAASEHQKMKLAAIEAMWETERAPADFTAFGIPNQQTQQNDFAIRIPYLMGLIATRSFNQPIPGILELVDRAEHRIKGGQLAYGALERVRKDKNDVEAREMFDRHWQDLGHGLLLKRYRDDILNATPEEISQAAMDTVPRVAPLFWTFRIMAGLGFYLIAFFAVAFYFSCRNNFQDKRWFLRLAVWSMPAPWIAIECGWFVAEYGRQPWAVDGVLPTFYAASGLALHEILTTLAVFTALYTVLLIIEVKLMLKAIRTGPADILPSLQPARKPLPHTAAPAPGQA; encoded by the coding sequence ATGATCGATTCGACAGTCGTAGAACTGTCGCGGCTGCAGTTCGCTTTGACCGCGATGTACCACTTCCTTTTCGTCCCCCTCACGCTTGGCCTCTCGTTCCTGGTGGCCATCATGGAAAGCGTGTACGTGATGACCCGCAAACAGGTCTGGCGGCAGATGACCCTGTTCTGGGGCACGCTGTTCGGGATCAATTTCGCCATCGGCGTGGCCACCGGCCTGGTGATGGAATTCCAGTTCGGCATGAACTGGTCGTACTACAGCCACTACGTGGGCGACATCTTCGGTGCGCCGCTGGCCATTGAAGGGCTGATGGCGTTCTTCCTGGAAGCCACCCTGATCGGCCTGTTCTTCTTCGGCTGGAAGCGGCTGAGCCCGGTCAAGCACCTGGCGGTGACCTGGTTCATGGCGCTGGGCACCAATCTGTCGGCGGTTTGGATCCTGATCGCCAACGGCTGGATGCAGAACCCCACCGGTGCGGTGTTCAACCCGGACACCATGCGCATGGAGGTGGTGGACTTCGCCGCGGTGCTGTTCAACCCGGTGGCGCAGGCCAAGTTCGTGCACACGGTGAGCGCGGGCTACGTGACCGGCGCGATCTTCGTGATGGGCATCAGCGCGTTCTACCTGCTGCGCAACAAGCACCAGGACATGGCGCGGCGTTCGTTCGCGGTGGCGGCTGCGTTCGGCCTGCTGTCGTCGCTGTCGGTGGTGGTGCTGGGCGATGAGAGCGGTTATGCCGCCAGCGAGCACCAGAAGATGAAGCTCGCCGCCATTGAAGCGATGTGGGAAACCGAGCGCGCGCCGGCCGACTTCACCGCGTTCGGCATTCCGAACCAGCAGACCCAGCAGAACGACTTCGCGATCCGGATTCCGTACCTGATGGGCCTGATCGCCACGCGTTCGTTCAACCAGCCGATCCCGGGCATCCTGGAACTGGTGGACCGCGCCGAGCACCGCATCAAGGGTGGGCAGCTGGCCTACGGTGCGCTGGAACGCGTGCGCAAGGACAAGAACGACGTGGAAGCGCGCGAGATGTTCGACCGCCACTGGCAGGACCTGGGCCACGGCCTGCTGCTGAAGCGCTACCGCGACGACATCCTCAATGCCACGCCCGAGGAAATTTCCCAGGCGGCGATGGATACCGTGCCGCGCGTGGCCCCGCTGTTCTGGACCTTCCGGATCATGGCCGGGCTGGGCTTCTACCTGATCGCGTTCTTCGCGGTGGCCTTCTACTTCTCCTGCCGCAACAACTTCCAGGACAAGCGCTGGTTCCTGCGCCTGGCGGTGTGGTCGATGCCGGCGCCGTGGATCGCGATCGAATGCGGCTGGTTCGTGGCCGAGTACGGCCGCCAGCCGTGGGCGGTGGACGGCGTGCTGCCCACCTTCTACGCAGCCTCGGGCCTGGCCCTGCATGAAATCCTGACCACGCTGGCGGTGTTCACCGCGCTGTACACGGTGCTGCTGATCATCGAGGTCAAGCTGATGCTCAAGGCGATCCGCACCGGCCCGGCCGACATTCTTCCGTCGCTGCAGCCCGCGCGAAAGCCGCTTCCCCACACTGCCGCCCCGGCTCCCGGTCAGGCATAA
- the cydB gene encoding cytochrome d ubiquinol oxidase subunit II has product MDILGLDYTTLRVIWWLLLGILLVGWAVMDGFDLGVGTLLPFVAKTDEERRLVINTVGPVWEGNQVWLVLGGGAIFAAWPPLYAVSFSGFYLAIFAMLFGLILRPVGFKYRSKMPSARWRNTWDWVLFVGGLLPALIASVAVGNVLLGVPYHFDDSMRIFYTGSFFGLLTPFALLAGLVGVAMMVSHGAAMLVLKTDGPVAERSARYGSIAALVSFVLFAAGGAWVAFGLPGYEITSQVVTDGPTNPLLKTAAVGAAAGGWLRNYSSMPLTLVFPLVGLAGALASFVLLRARRGMAAFLASGASIAGIILTVGFAIFPFLLPSSSQPSGSLTVWDASSSQLTLFIMLVATVIFLPIILAYTSWVYRVMRGKTTSEDMADNPNAY; this is encoded by the coding sequence ATGGACATTCTTGGACTCGATTACACCACCCTGCGCGTGATCTGGTGGCTGCTGCTGGGCATCCTGCTGGTCGGCTGGGCGGTGATGGACGGCTTCGACCTGGGCGTGGGCACCCTGCTCCCGTTCGTGGCGAAGACCGATGAGGAACGCCGGCTGGTGATCAACACCGTGGGCCCGGTGTGGGAAGGCAACCAGGTGTGGCTGGTGCTGGGTGGCGGTGCGATCTTCGCCGCGTGGCCGCCGCTGTATGCGGTGAGCTTCTCCGGCTTCTACCTGGCGATCTTCGCGATGCTGTTCGGGCTGATCCTGCGCCCGGTCGGTTTCAAGTACCGCAGCAAGATGCCGAGTGCGCGCTGGCGGAATACGTGGGACTGGGTGCTGTTCGTGGGTGGGCTGCTACCGGCGTTGATTGCCAGCGTGGCGGTGGGCAACGTGCTGCTCGGCGTGCCGTACCACTTCGACGACAGCATGCGCATCTTCTACACTGGTTCGTTCTTCGGCCTGCTCACCCCGTTCGCACTGCTGGCCGGCCTGGTTGGCGTGGCGATGATGGTGTCGCACGGTGCTGCGATGCTGGTGTTGAAGACCGACGGCCCGGTGGCCGAGCGGTCGGCGCGTTACGGCAGCATTGCCGCGCTGGTGAGCTTCGTGCTGTTTGCTGCCGGTGGTGCGTGGGTGGCGTTCGGCCTGCCGGGCTATGAGATCACCTCGCAGGTGGTCACCGACGGCCCGACCAATCCGCTGCTGAAGACCGCTGCGGTGGGTGCTGCTGCCGGTGGCTGGCTGCGCAACTACAGCAGCATGCCGCTGACCCTGGTGTTCCCGCTGGTCGGCCTGGCCGGTGCACTGGCCAGCTTCGTGCTGCTGCGGGCACGACGTGGCATGGCGGCATTCCTCGCCTCGGGCGCGTCGATCGCCGGCATCATCCTCACCGTGGGCTTTGCGATCTTCCCGTTCCTGCTGCCCTCTTCCAGCCAGCCCAGCGGCAGCCTGACCGTATGGGACGCCTCGTCCAGCCAGCTCACGCTGTTCATCATGCTGGTGGCGACAGTGATCTTCCTGCCGATCATCCTGGCCTACACCAGCTGGGTGTACCGGGTGATGCGCGGCAAGACCACGTCGGAAGACATGGCCGACAACCCCAACGCATATTGA
- the cydX gene encoding cytochrome bd-I oxidase subunit CydX, translating to MWYFAWILGTGLASAAAILNGMWFEAREQTLADRNAGR from the coding sequence ATGTGGTACTTCGCCTGGATTCTCGGCACCGGCCTGGCTTCGGCCGCAGCCATCCTCAACGGCATGTGGTTCGAGGCGCGCGAACAGACGCTCGCAGACCGCAACGCCGGACGCTAA
- a CDS encoding CynX/NimT family MFS transporter produces MSPSSADSTSMLRGRVLAFSAILLAALNLRTAVTSVTPLLDQLGQTFGFGTTMTGVLGMLPTASFALFGVTTPMVARRIGLERTALLAMLLAAVGLLLRSMAGGVGSLLFGSVVALAGMGIGNVVVPPLVKRYFANRVGTVSTLYITVLQLGTMVPALLAVPLAEQAGWRVSLGIWAILAVAAALPWIALARRRPHPDPLDTAADPAAQPHGKVWRTPLAWGMALMFGMTSLMTYSMFTWLPRIVVEAGATPAFGGVMVAIFAALGLVPSLTMPALAVRLRNPFPLVVVGFSAFLIAFAGLLFAPMKAPWLWAVLLGIGPSTFPLALTLINLRTRTPAGSAALSGFMQGVGYAFSCLGPFLFGWLHAISGAWYLPFGFLLVCALVLISASWVACKPQKLEDVW; encoded by the coding sequence ATGTCTCCCAGCTCTGCCGATTCCACCTCCATGCTTCGCGGCCGCGTGCTGGCGTTCAGCGCCATCCTGCTGGCCGCGCTCAACCTGCGCACGGCGGTGACCTCGGTCACGCCGCTGCTGGACCAGCTGGGCCAGACCTTCGGCTTCGGCACCACCATGACCGGCGTGCTGGGCATGCTGCCGACTGCGTCGTTCGCGCTGTTCGGGGTGACCACGCCGATGGTGGCGCGCCGCATCGGGCTGGAGCGCACCGCGCTGCTGGCCATGCTGCTGGCGGCGGTGGGCCTGCTGCTGCGTTCGATGGCCGGCGGCGTGGGCAGCCTGCTGTTCGGTTCGGTGGTGGCGCTGGCCGGCATGGGCATCGGCAACGTGGTGGTGCCGCCGCTGGTGAAGCGCTACTTCGCCAACCGCGTGGGCACGGTAAGCACGCTTTATATAACGGTGCTGCAGCTGGGCACGATGGTGCCGGCGCTGCTGGCGGTGCCGCTGGCCGAACAGGCCGGTTGGCGCGTGTCCCTGGGGATCTGGGCGATCCTGGCAGTGGCTGCCGCCCTGCCCTGGATCGCGCTGGCCCGCCGCCGCCCGCATCCGGACCCGCTGGACACCGCCGCCGATCCGGCCGCGCAGCCGCACGGCAAGGTGTGGCGCACGCCGCTGGCCTGGGGCATGGCGCTGATGTTCGGCATGACCTCGCTGATGACCTATTCGATGTTCACCTGGCTGCCGCGCATCGTGGTGGAAGCCGGGGCCACGCCGGCGTTCGGCGGGGTGATGGTGGCGATCTTCGCCGCGCTGGGGCTGGTGCCGTCGTTGACGATGCCGGCGCTGGCAGTGCGCCTGCGCAATCCGTTCCCGCTGGTGGTTGTCGGTTTCAGCGCGTTCTTGATTGCGTTCGCGGGGCTGTTGTTCGCGCCGATGAAGGCACCGTGGTTGTGGGCGGTGCTGTTGGGCATTGGGCCTTCCACGTTCCCGTTGGCGCTGACGCTGATCAACCTGCGCACGCGTACGCCGGCCGGGTCGGCCGCGCTGTCGGGGTTCATGCAGGGTGTCGGGTATGCCTTCAGCTGCCTGGGACCGTTCCTGTTTGGTTGGCTGCATGCGATCAGCGGTGCGTGGTACCTGCCGTTCGGGTTCCTGCTGGTGTGTGCGCTGGTGTTGATCAGTGCCTCGTGGGTGGCGTGCAAGCCGCAGAAGCTTGAGGACGTCTGGTAA
- the pgaA gene encoding poly-beta-1,6 N-acetyl-D-glucosamine export porin PgaA has product MYNHRPLALCVSLACATLCLTVPAAFAATSRADHLAEISTYRDQARWLDALAAIERAQVDVPNDDLLYRLQVLTLSDIGNAHRAWQLYQARPELFDDAQKQRFEANYLAKRVGWSLAYGASEDTRLDEAENALAEMERILQRDGQTVQTAPLRIRYDRLILLNRLGRHEQVRSEYRQLLAEGHEVPAYLMAPVGDSLMASQHPDEAIPVLEAALKADPGRSEVHSELAYAHLESEEADTAIGVLTQWQKQEPAWRWANGARAPYANWPRYEADLNLAMIRAYSGDLPTAQRELEHMVAIAPANGGTQSSLGNIYMMRGWPRKALERYSMANTLDPRDVSARLGQYDAYVQLQRDDLARPIHDTLLERYPNQPSVQRMDRSWKAHRGWQLHAYAEGGRSEGGGGTSPLGNDDGRYGVEVQSPVIDDRWRVVGFADRRSVDFQEQTIRPLWVGLGTRYRFGRADAEAFVYRANDDVGETGLSAGFGWQFSDTWHAGVTAARNAADASLQARVSGITADSVALAVDYRRNELTHWSAGLSQFRYDDGNRRDTFTTGIEQRLLTRPTLLLDGLGTLYASRGSRDDVPYFNPSEDRSAEIGLRVDQQLWRHYERHFRHRLTVSLGNYWQQGFGSALVPSAEYRHEWQLADGRIFEYGISWSRPVYDGNRERHIGLDAGLRWGQ; this is encoded by the coding sequence ATGTACAACCACAGGCCGCTGGCGCTCTGCGTCAGCCTGGCATGCGCCACGCTTTGCTTGACGGTTCCGGCCGCTTTTGCCGCCACCTCGCGAGCGGACCATCTGGCTGAAATCAGCACCTACCGCGACCAGGCCCGCTGGCTGGACGCGCTTGCCGCGATCGAACGCGCCCAGGTGGACGTGCCCAATGACGACCTGCTGTACCGCCTGCAGGTACTGACCCTGTCGGACATCGGCAACGCGCACCGTGCGTGGCAGCTGTACCAGGCGCGCCCGGAGCTGTTCGACGACGCCCAGAAGCAGCGCTTCGAAGCCAACTACCTGGCCAAGCGGGTCGGCTGGAGCCTGGCCTATGGCGCCAGCGAAGACACCCGCCTGGACGAAGCCGAGAACGCCTTGGCGGAGATGGAACGCATCCTGCAGCGCGACGGCCAGACCGTGCAGACCGCGCCGCTGCGCATCCGCTACGACCGCCTGATCCTGCTCAACCGCCTGGGCCGGCACGAGCAGGTGCGCTCCGAGTACCGGCAACTGCTGGCCGAAGGCCACGAGGTGCCGGCCTACCTGATGGCCCCGGTCGGCGATTCGCTGATGGCCAGCCAGCATCCGGATGAAGCGATCCCGGTCCTGGAAGCCGCGCTCAAGGCCGACCCCGGCCGTTCCGAAGTGCATTCGGAGCTGGCCTACGCGCACCTGGAAAGCGAGGAGGCCGATACGGCCATTGGCGTGCTTACCCAGTGGCAGAAGCAGGAACCGGCCTGGCGCTGGGCCAACGGTGCGCGTGCACCGTATGCGAACTGGCCGCGTTACGAAGCCGACCTCAACCTGGCGATGATCCGCGCCTACAGCGGCGACCTGCCCACCGCGCAGCGCGAGCTGGAACACATGGTGGCGATCGCCCCGGCCAATGGCGGCACCCAGTCCTCGCTGGGCAACATCTACATGATGCGTGGCTGGCCCCGGAAGGCGCTGGAGCGCTACAGCATGGCCAACACGCTGGACCCGCGCGACGTCTCGGCGCGCCTGGGCCAGTACGACGCCTACGTGCAACTGCAGCGCGACGACCTGGCCCGGCCGATCCACGACACCCTGCTGGAACGCTACCCGAACCAGCCGTCGGTGCAGCGCATGGACCGCAGCTGGAAGGCGCACCGCGGCTGGCAGCTGCATGCCTACGCCGAAGGCGGCCGCAGCGAAGGCGGCGGCGGTACCTCGCCGCTGGGCAACGACGACGGCCGCTATGGCGTGGAAGTGCAGTCGCCGGTGATCGACGACCGCTGGCGCGTGGTGGGCTTCGCCGACCGCCGCAGCGTGGATTTCCAGGAGCAGACCATCCGCCCGCTGTGGGTGGGCCTGGGTACGCGCTATCGGTTCGGCCGCGCCGATGCCGAAGCATTTGTGTACCGCGCCAATGACGATGTCGGCGAGACCGGACTGAGCGCGGGCTTCGGCTGGCAGTTCAGCGACACCTGGCATGCCGGGGTCACCGCCGCACGCAACGCCGCCGATGCCTCGCTGCAGGCGCGCGTGTCGGGCATCACCGCCGACAGCGTGGCGCTGGCGGTGGACTACCGGCGCAACGAGCTGACCCACTGGAGCGCCGGGCTCAGCCAGTTCCGCTACGACGACGGCAACCGCCGCGACACCTTCACCACCGGTATCGAGCAGCGCCTGCTGACCCGCCCCACCCTGCTGCTGGACGGCCTGGGCACGCTGTACGCCAGCCGTGGCAGCCGCGACGACGTGCCCTACTTCAATCCGAGCGAAGACCGTTCGGCGGAGATCGGCCTGCGCGTGGACCAGCAACTGTGGCGCCACTACGAACGCCACTTCCGCCATCGCCTGACGGTGTCGCTCGGCAACTACTGGCAGCAGGGCTTCGGCAGTGCGCTGGTGCCTTCGGCCGAATACCGCCACGAGTGGCAGCTGGCCGACGGCCGGATCTTCGAATACGGAATCAGCTGGTCGCGACCGGTCTACGACGGCAACCGCGAACGCCATATCGGCCTTGATGCCGGCCTGCGCTGGGGACAATGA
- the pgaB gene encoding poly-beta-1,6-N-acetyl-D-glucosamine N-deacetylase PgaB, which produces MKRFTTWLLLALVAACGTVFAAAPPEPDAADNGLLVLSYHDIRDDVATKGDPDAYAVSTQNFAAHLDWLSAHGYHPVSLSQLIAASQGGAPLPPKPVLLTFDDGLRSVYSKVFPLLRAYNYPALVAVITDYVDLPAERKVDYGYRPFTHDDFLTWDQIREMQRSGLVELASHTDNLHHGVQSNPQGNSTPAVITRAYDPATQQYETEAQYQARLRADLALSVKRIQDNVGVSPKAIVWPYAAYNAMSNRIAEDLGMPVSFDLEGRSTPVTRDLHGLARLLVTGNPAVTQLAYELRRDVERDGMRALQIDLDAVYDTDPVQQAKNLDALIDRVKKIGPTHVFLQAFADPDGNGSADALYFPNRHLPMRADLFNRVAWQLKTRAGVKVFAWLPVLGFELKDPKIRSALAIESPESDGIFRLDFTNPKVRHIIDDIYEDLAINSYFEGLLFHDDAYLRDTELANLPQEGSDGARTQALIDFTLELRNAAQRWRPKLATVRNLYAQPVLQPQSASWFAQRLDLFNKAYDHTALMAMPWMEGSRNPEKWLDRLVVAVRAHDPQLSQTMFELQTVDWRTQKPIPGDRLRAQIRRLQAQGVRHFAWYPDDFIAGRPSTQDARAAMSARTFPYEEK; this is translated from the coding sequence TTGAAGCGCTTCACCACCTGGCTGCTGCTGGCCCTGGTCGCCGCGTGCGGCACTGTCTTCGCGGCCGCACCGCCGGAACCGGATGCGGCCGACAATGGCCTGCTGGTGCTCAGCTACCACGACATCCGCGACGACGTGGCCACCAAGGGCGACCCGGACGCCTATGCGGTGAGCACGCAGAACTTCGCCGCGCACCTGGACTGGCTGTCGGCGCATGGTTACCACCCGGTGTCGCTGTCGCAGCTGATCGCCGCCTCCCAGGGCGGCGCGCCGCTGCCGCCCAAGCCGGTGCTGCTGACCTTCGATGACGGCCTGCGCAGCGTGTACAGCAAGGTGTTCCCGCTGCTGCGCGCCTACAACTACCCGGCGCTGGTGGCGGTGATCACCGACTACGTGGACCTGCCGGCCGAGCGCAAGGTGGACTACGGCTACCGTCCGTTCACCCACGACGACTTCCTGACCTGGGACCAGATCCGCGAAATGCAGCGCAGCGGCCTGGTCGAACTGGCCAGCCACACCGACAACCTGCACCACGGCGTGCAGTCCAACCCGCAGGGCAATTCGACCCCGGCGGTGATCACCCGTGCCTACGATCCGGCCACGCAGCAGTACGAAACCGAGGCGCAGTACCAGGCGCGCCTGCGTGCGGACCTGGCGCTGAGCGTGAAGCGCATCCAGGACAACGTCGGCGTGAGCCCGAAGGCGATCGTGTGGCCGTACGCGGCCTACAACGCGATGAGCAACCGCATTGCCGAAGACCTGGGCATGCCGGTGTCGTTCGACCTGGAAGGCCGCAGCACCCCGGTGACGCGCGACCTGCACGGGCTCGCCCGCCTGCTGGTGACCGGCAACCCGGCGGTGACCCAGCTGGCCTATGAGCTGCGCCGCGACGTGGAACGCGACGGCATGCGCGCGTTGCAGATCGACCTGGACGCGGTGTATGACACCGATCCAGTACAGCAGGCCAAAAACCTGGACGCGCTGATCGACCGGGTCAAGAAGATCGGCCCCACCCATGTGTTCCTGCAGGCCTTCGCCGACCCGGACGGCAATGGCTCGGCCGACGCGCTGTACTTCCCGAACCGGCACCTGCCGATGCGCGCGGACCTGTTCAACCGCGTGGCCTGGCAGCTCAAGACCCGCGCCGGGGTCAAGGTGTTTGCCTGGCTGCCGGTGCTCGGCTTCGAGCTCAAGGACCCGAAGATCCGCAGCGCGCTGGCGATCGAGAGCCCCGAAAGCGACGGCATCTTCCGCCTGGACTTCACCAACCCCAAGGTGCGTCACATCATCGACGACATCTACGAAGACCTGGCGATCAACTCGTACTTCGAGGGCCTGCTGTTCCACGACGACGCCTACCTGCGCGACACCGAGCTGGCCAACCTGCCGCAGGAAGGCAGCGACGGCGCGCGCACCCAGGCGCTGATCGACTTCACCCTGGAGCTGCGCAACGCCGCGCAGCGCTGGCGCCCGAAGCTGGCCACGGTGCGCAACCTCTACGCGCAGCCGGTGCTGCAGCCGCAGAGCGCGAGCTGGTTCGCGCAGCGCCTGGACCTGTTCAACAAGGCCTATGACCACACCGCGCTGATGGCGATGCCGTGGATGGAAGGCAGCCGCAACCCGGAGAAGTGGCTGGACCGGCTGGTGGTGGCCGTGCGCGCGCACGACCCGCAGCTGTCGCAGACGATGTTCGAGCTGCAGACGGTGGACTGGCGCACGCAGAAGCCGATTCCCGGCGACCGCCTGCGTGCGCAGATCCGTCGCCTGCAGGCGCAGGGCGTGCGCCATTTCGCCTGGTACCCGGACGACTTCATTGCCGGCCGGCCCTCCACCCAGGACGCGCGCGCCGCGATGTCGGCGCGCACATTCCCGTACGAGGAAAAGTGA
- the pgaC gene encoding poly-beta-1,6-N-acetyl-D-glucosamine synthase: MHPFLYALFQFAFFYPMVMAFFWMSGGLYYFFRRERKARLRDDPPPMQEYPFASILIPCHNEADNLADTLGAALAQNYPDFEVIAINDGSRDDTGARLDAMAAQHPRLRVVHLDRNLGKANALRMGALAARSEYLICIDGDAMLEEHATHWMVWHLTSGPRVGAVTGNPRIRNRSTLLGRLQVAEFSSIIGMIKRAQRVYGRIFTISGVIAGFRRTALHRIGYWSDDMITEDIDISWRLQLDHWDIRYEPNALCFILMPETLKGLWRQRLRWAQGGVEVLLRHGRSLFDWRKRRMWGVLLEYVFSVLWAYTMLTIIVLWALGKFMPLPQELYIDTLLPQWHGVILALVCLLQFASSLIIDRRYETHIGRNYFWVIWYPMAYWLISLFTTLVALPKTLLKRRGKRAIWVSPDRGIR; the protein is encoded by the coding sequence ATGCATCCGTTCCTTTACGCACTGTTCCAGTTTGCCTTCTTCTACCCGATGGTGATGGCGTTCTTCTGGATGTCCGGCGGGCTGTATTACTTCTTCCGGCGCGAGCGCAAGGCGCGCCTGCGCGACGACCCGCCGCCGATGCAGGAGTACCCGTTCGCCTCGATCCTGATTCCGTGCCACAACGAAGCGGACAACCTGGCCGACACGCTGGGCGCGGCGCTGGCACAGAACTACCCGGACTTCGAAGTGATCGCCATCAACGATGGCAGCCGCGACGACACCGGGGCGCGACTGGATGCGATGGCCGCGCAGCACCCGCGCCTGCGCGTGGTGCACCTGGACCGCAACCTGGGCAAGGCCAATGCGCTGCGCATGGGTGCCCTTGCCGCACGTTCGGAGTACCTGATCTGCATCGACGGCGACGCGATGCTGGAAGAGCACGCCACGCACTGGATGGTCTGGCACCTGACCTCGGGCCCGCGCGTAGGCGCGGTGACCGGCAACCCGCGCATCCGCAACCGCTCCACCCTGCTGGGCCGGCTGCAGGTGGCCGAGTTCTCCTCGATCATCGGCATGATCAAGCGCGCGCAGCGCGTGTACGGGCGAATCTTCACCATTTCCGGGGTGATCGCCGGCTTCCGCCGCACCGCGCTGCACCGCATCGGCTACTGGTCCGATGACATGATCACCGAGGACATCGACATCAGCTGGCGGCTGCAGCTGGACCATTGGGACATCCGTTACGAGCCCAACGCGCTGTGCTTCATCCTGATGCCGGAAACGCTGAAGGGGCTGTGGCGGCAGCGCCTGCGCTGGGCCCAGGGCGGCGTGGAGGTACTGCTGCGGCATGGTCGCTCGCTGTTCGACTGGCGCAAGCGGCGGATGTGGGGGGTGTTGCTGGAGTATGTGTTCAGCGTGCTGTGGGCCTACACCATGCTGACCATCATCGTGCTCTGGGCGCTCGGCAAGTTCATGCCGTTGCCGCAGGAGCTGTACATCGACACACTGCTGCCGCAGTGGCATGGAGTGATCCTGGCGCTGGTCTGCCTGCTGCAGTTCGCCAGCAGCCTGATCATCGACCGTCGTTATGAAACGCATATTGGCCGTAACTACTTCTGGGTGATCTGGTACCCGATGGCGTACTGGCTCATCAGCCTGTTCACGACCCTGGTGGCCCTGCCCAAGACGCTGTTGAAGCGTCGCGGCAAGCGGGCGATCTGGGTCAGTCCTGACCGGGGTATCCGATGA
- the pgaD gene encoding poly-beta-1,6-N-acetyl-D-glucosamine biosynthesis protein PgaD encodes MNAAKPNRRYDSRLIRKTRQQPRLQRTAWGFVTIAFWGFYFYLWAPLITALSWLLGGRLAFLQLYEYKQKVDPFIVIALPVMLVCCSLLLITWAEYNRMRFAGKDRRNPRQDVSLEEIAHNLGATPALAQQLSAGKSVTLHMDDHARPIGLTEQRLE; translated from the coding sequence ATGAACGCCGCCAAGCCGAACCGCCGCTACGACTCCCGCCTGATCCGCAAGACGCGCCAGCAGCCCAGGTTGCAGCGCACGGCGTGGGGGTTCGTCACCATTGCCTTCTGGGGTTTCTACTTCTACCTGTGGGCGCCACTGATCACCGCACTGTCGTGGTTGCTGGGCGGTCGGTTGGCGTTCCTGCAGCTGTATGAGTACAAGCAGAAGGTCGATCCCTTCATCGTCATCGCGCTGCCGGTGATGCTGGTGTGCTGCTCGCTGCTGCTGATCACCTGGGCCGAGTACAACCGCATGCGCTTTGCCGGCAAGGACCGGCGCAACCCGCGCCAGGACGTGTCGCTGGAAGAGATCGCGCACAACCTGGGGGCGACCCCGGCGCTGGCGCAGCAGTTGTCTGCCGGCAAGTCGGTAACCCTGCACATGGACGATCACGCACGCCCGATCGGGTTGACGGAACAGCGGTTGGAGTGA